In Stenotrophomonas sp. 610A2, one DNA window encodes the following:
- a CDS encoding SDR family oxidoreductase: MNQQRWRLDGQTALVTGASAGIGLAIARELLGFGADVLIVGRDADALETARDELADTFPERAIHALSADVSDDQDRQEILDWVEDHSDGLNILVNNAGGNTTKAATEYSEDEWRGIFETNLFSAFELCRYAHPLLTRHASSAIVNVGSVSGITHVRSGVVYGMTKAAMQQMTRNLACEWAEDGIRVNSVAPWYIRTRRTSGPLSDADYYDEVIARTPMRRIGEPEEVAAAVSFLCLPASSYVTGECIAVDGGFLRYGF, from the coding sequence ATGAACCAGCAGCGTTGGCGCCTGGATGGGCAAACCGCCTTGGTCACGGGTGCCAGTGCCGGTATCGGCCTGGCAATTGCACGCGAGCTGCTGGGTTTCGGTGCCGATGTGCTGATCGTCGGGCGCGATGCCGATGCACTGGAAACCGCGCGCGATGAACTGGCCGACACATTTCCCGAGCGTGCCATCCATGCACTTTCCGCCGACGTCAGTGACGACCAGGATCGGCAGGAAATCCTCGATTGGGTCGAAGACCACAGCGATGGCCTGAACATCCTGGTCAACAACGCTGGTGGCAACACCACCAAGGCGGCAACCGAGTATTCCGAAGACGAATGGCGTGGCATCTTCGAGACCAATCTTTTCTCGGCGTTCGAGCTGTGCCGCTATGCGCACCCGTTGCTGACCCGCCATGCCTCCTCGGCCATCGTCAACGTTGGCAGCGTCTCCGGCATTACCCATGTGCGCAGCGGCGTTGTCTACGGCATGACCAAGGCGGCGATGCAGCAGATGACCCGCAACCTGGCCTGTGAATGGGCCGAGGACGGCATCCGCGTCAACTCGGTGGCGCCGTGGTACATCCGCACCCGCCGTACTTCCGGGCCGTTGTCCGATGCCGATTACTACGATGAAGTGATCGCGCGTACGCCGATGCGCCGCATCGGTGAACCGGAGGAAGTAGCGGCGGCGGTGAGCTTCCTGTGCCTGCCGGCGTCGAGCTATGTCACCGGCGAATGCATCGCGGTGGACGGTGGCTTCCTGCGTTACGGCTTCTGA
- a CDS encoding Sua5/YciO/YrdC/YwlC family protein — MLELDLHSVVPALKAGGVIAYPTEAVWGLGCDPSNETAVMKLLALKQRPVEKGMILIAASPQQLEGWVQLDALADDRRQAVRDSWPGANTWIVPAGPRAPRWITGEHTGIAVRVTAHPLVQALCKAWGGPLVSTSANLAGEPPARSRGQLDPALLDLLDGLLDGATGGLSQPTRIRVAATGEVLRD, encoded by the coding sequence ATGCTCGAACTCGACCTGCACAGTGTTGTCCCTGCCCTCAAGGCCGGCGGCGTGATCGCCTACCCGACCGAAGCGGTCTGGGGCCTGGGCTGTGATCCTTCCAACGAAACCGCGGTGATGAAGCTGCTGGCGCTGAAGCAACGCCCGGTCGAGAAAGGCATGATCCTGATCGCCGCCAGCCCGCAGCAGCTGGAAGGCTGGGTGCAGTTGGACGCCTTGGCAGACGACCGCCGGCAAGCAGTGCGGGACAGCTGGCCCGGCGCCAACACCTGGATCGTCCCAGCCGGCCCACGTGCGCCACGCTGGATAACCGGCGAGCACACCGGCATCGCCGTGCGGGTCACCGCCCATCCGCTGGTACAGGCCCTGTGCAAGGCCTGGGGCGGCCCGCTGGTCTCGACCAGTGCCAACCTTGCCGGTGAGCCCCCGGCGCGCTCCCGCGGACAGCTGGACCCGGCCCTGCTGGACCTGCTGGACGGCTTGCTGGACGGTGCCACCGGCGGCCTGTCCCAACCTACCCGCATCCGCGTGGCCGCCACCGGCGAAGTCCTGCGCGACTGA
- a CDS encoding DUF4124 domain-containing protein has protein sequence MRGLILLMLLAGPTAHAGEVVFYRCTDASGALTVQNMPCPKGTQLQSRKVMQAVENPPPPPALASPAPAVLPQLHAAPASAVATPAPAPAPAKATAAAPAVPLPELFQCRTREGQTYFSESSEPPSRCVAMQVTGLDGNPNTGAGDACEVVRDTCTAVDPLQRCATWQQWVDEAESEWRFASPSQAEALQKKHKRLQSLLDGSDCGIQKP, from the coding sequence ATGCGCGGCTTGATCCTGCTGATGCTTCTGGCCGGCCCCACCGCACACGCCGGCGAGGTCGTGTTCTATCGCTGCACCGATGCCAGCGGCGCACTTACCGTGCAGAACATGCCCTGCCCCAAAGGCACGCAGCTGCAGAGCAGAAAAGTCATGCAGGCGGTGGAAAACCCGCCACCGCCGCCAGCGCTTGCAAGTCCGGCACCCGCCGTGCTGCCGCAATTGCATGCCGCGCCAGCCTCGGCTGTTGCAACACCGGCTCCGGCTCCTGCACCAGCAAAGGCAACTGCAGCAGCGCCCGCCGTGCCGCTGCCCGAACTGTTCCAATGCCGCACCCGCGAAGGCCAGACCTACTTCAGCGAAAGCAGTGAGCCGCCATCGCGCTGCGTGGCGATGCAGGTCACCGGCCTGGACGGCAACCCCAACACCGGTGCCGGTGATGCCTGCGAAGTAGTGCGCGATACCTGCACCGCAGTCGATCCGCTGCAGCGCTGCGCCACCTGGCAACAATGGGTGGACGAAGCCGAATCGGAGTGGCGCTTCGCCTCGCCAAGCCAGGCCGAGGCACTGCAGAAGAAGCATAAACGCCTGCAATCGCTGCTCGACGGCAGCGACTGCGGGATTCAGAAGCCGTAA
- the dprA gene encoding DNA-processing protein DprA: protein MHPSPTLSAPTPAYCPALLTLALAGGPLEPLRRLLDQYDSSAAALAAGPAQWRAAGCTSAQCLALSRPDTDTWNKADDWLQADAHHLVGWRDPDYPPLLRDSPNPPMALFLAGDPTLLWQPAIAIVGSRIPTAGGRDIARDFSTALAGAGLTIASGLAAGIDAAAHRAAMACGGSTYAVIGTGPDLAYPRHHRQLQAQIAAEGVVVSEYPPGTVPRSGQFPARNRLLAALALGTVVIEAAERSGALITARLASEAGREIFAVPGSIHNPMARGCHRLIRQGATLVTQSNDILEGVANLAGELACALQTRLQTPISAVPSGQHPAVTPPDPDYQRLWDALGYDPTGMDLLIERTGLTAASLSSMLLLMELEGRVSSAHGRYTRT, encoded by the coding sequence ATGCACCCATCACCCACCCTGTCTGCCCCCACTCCGGCCTATTGCCCTGCGCTGCTGACCCTGGCGCTGGCCGGCGGCCCCCTCGAACCGCTGCGTCGACTGCTTGATCAATACGACAGCAGCGCGGCTGCGCTGGCTGCCGGCCCCGCGCAGTGGCGCGCCGCCGGCTGCACTTCGGCGCAGTGCCTGGCACTGTCGCGTCCCGATACGGACACCTGGAACAAGGCCGATGACTGGCTGCAGGCCGACGCGCATCACCTGGTCGGCTGGCGCGACCCGGACTACCCACCGCTACTGCGCGACAGCCCGAATCCCCCCATGGCCCTGTTCCTGGCCGGCGACCCGACCCTGCTCTGGCAACCGGCAATTGCCATCGTCGGCAGCCGCATTCCCACTGCCGGCGGCCGCGATATCGCCCGCGACTTCTCCACCGCCCTGGCTGGCGCGGGCCTCACCATCGCCAGCGGGCTGGCGGCCGGCATCGACGCGGCGGCGCATCGGGCGGCAATGGCCTGCGGTGGCAGCACCTATGCGGTGATCGGCACCGGCCCGGATCTGGCCTATCCGCGCCATCACCGCCAGTTGCAGGCGCAGATTGCCGCCGAAGGCGTGGTTGTCAGCGAGTACCCGCCCGGTACGGTGCCGCGCAGCGGCCAGTTCCCCGCCCGCAACCGCTTGCTGGCGGCGCTGGCATTGGGGACGGTGGTCATCGAGGCCGCCGAACGCTCCGGCGCCCTGATCACCGCGCGCCTGGCCAGCGAGGCCGGCCGCGAGATATTTGCCGTGCCCGGCTCCATCCACAACCCGATGGCACGCGGCTGCCACCGGCTGATACGCCAAGGTGCAACCCTGGTGACACAGAGCAACGACATTCTTGAAGGCGTGGCCAATCTGGCCGGCGAACTGGCCTGTGCCTTGCAAACCCGGCTCCAGACCCCCATCTCAGCGGTACCGTCCGGCCAGCACCCGGCCGTCACGCCACCGGACCCGGACTACCAGCGATTGTGGGACGCCTTGGGTTATGACCCAACCGGTATGGATTTACTGATCGAGCGCACTGGATTGACGGCCGCCAGCCTGTCCTCCATGCTGCTGCTCATGGAATTGGAAGGCAGGGTGTCGTCCGCGCACGGCCGCTACACCCGCACCTGA
- a CDS encoding GYF domain-containing protein, translating into MHKDNTYVSQWFYAEGNRERRGPITDDNIVELFQSRRIDEDTLVWREGTGDWRPLREFAGELGLDLQHAEPAAAPAVPPSLPPGVQTIHTTAAALPRQGLSGCAIAGIIAAVVGVILIAILAILAAIAMPAYQQYVMRSKTTMVSGQMLGLKHQVAEFVAANQRCPINDDEGFGTPESYASGDVAQVHVGRFEEGHCGLEAFLRVPSHSQLDGKSIWLDYDMQADSWECSSDVDDKYLPIDCRG; encoded by the coding sequence ATGCATAAGGACAACACCTACGTGAGCCAATGGTTCTACGCCGAGGGCAACCGCGAACGTCGCGGCCCGATCACCGATGACAACATCGTCGAGCTGTTCCAGTCCCGTCGCATAGACGAGGACACCCTGGTCTGGCGCGAAGGCACCGGCGACTGGCGGCCGCTGCGCGAATTTGCCGGCGAGCTCGGCCTGGACCTGCAGCACGCCGAACCGGCAGCCGCGCCGGCAGTGCCGCCGTCACTGCCGCCGGGCGTGCAGACCATCCACACCACGGCCGCCGCGCTGCCCCGGCAGGGTCTGTCCGGCTGCGCGATCGCCGGCATCATTGCTGCGGTAGTCGGCGTGATCCTGATTGCCATCCTCGCCATCCTGGCGGCCATCGCCATGCCCGCCTACCAGCAGTATGTGATGCGCTCCAAGACAACGATGGTTTCAGGGCAGATGCTGGGCTTGAAACATCAGGTGGCTGAGTTCGTCGCCGCCAACCAGCGCTGCCCGATCAATGATGACGAAGGCTTCGGCACCCCGGAAAGCTACGCCAGTGGTGATGTCGCCCAGGTCCATGTCGGCCGCTTTGAAGAGGGGCATTGCGGGCTGGAAGCCTTCCTGCGGGTTCCGTCTCATTCGCAACTTGACGGCAAAAGCATCTGGCTCGACTACGATATGCAGGCCGACAGCTGGGAATGCAGTTCCGATGTCGATGACAAATACCTGCCGATCGACTGTCGCGGCTGA
- a CDS encoding LysM peptidoglycan-binding domain-containing protein translates to MLKQIRTVAAVAMLTVTTYAVAVEMNGTHPDTYVVRKGDTLWDISARFLKKPWLWPEIWQANPQVKNPHLIYPGDVLSLAYLDRVTAQAGPRQEAPITGVPLADVEPFLKNLNVVDSFEDLPYVVGLEDNRLRASAGQKAYVTGLDNAQPGQRYMVLRPTVRFGQPKPTDDLDSRGKVTPGTGNIWSNYVASNDRNEFLGYELAKVNVGTLTQVASGNVQASTLQLEDSGSEVRRGDRLMPVQINPYDLQFVPHAPANAVVPGQLRVLAVTDTFTSGGPRDVIAISGGAREGINNGTVFSVWRSGSYVTDRIQHAQTSRADDALKTGTGRVTLPDEYAAHAMVFRTFDKVSYALIMEGTKPARLGYELKHPDAQ, encoded by the coding sequence ATGTTGAAACAAATACGTACGGTCGCCGCCGTGGCGATGCTGACCGTCACGACCTATGCCGTGGCCGTCGAAATGAACGGTACGCACCCTGACACCTACGTGGTGCGCAAGGGCGATACTTTGTGGGACATATCGGCACGTTTCCTGAAAAAGCCGTGGCTTTGGCCGGAAATCTGGCAGGCCAACCCGCAGGTCAAGAACCCGCACCTGATCTATCCGGGGGACGTTCTGAGCTTGGCCTATCTGGACCGGGTAACGGCCCAGGCCGGCCCGCGCCAGGAGGCTCCGATCACCGGCGTACCGCTGGCGGACGTTGAGCCTTTCCTTAAGAACCTGAACGTGGTGGACAGCTTCGAGGACCTGCCCTATGTGGTCGGCCTGGAAGACAACCGCCTGCGCGCCAGCGCCGGACAGAAGGCATACGTAACCGGCCTGGACAACGCCCAGCCCGGCCAGCGCTACATGGTGCTGCGCCCGACCGTGCGTTTTGGCCAGCCCAAGCCCACGGATGACCTGGACAGCCGCGGCAAGGTCACGCCGGGCACCGGCAACATCTGGAGCAACTATGTTGCCTCCAATGACCGCAACGAGTTCCTTGGCTATGAGTTGGCCAAGGTCAACGTCGGCACCCTGACCCAGGTTGCCAGCGGCAATGTCCAGGCCTCCACGCTGCAGCTCGAAGACAGTGGCAGCGAAGTGCGCAGGGGCGACCGCCTGATGCCGGTGCAGATCAACCCGTATGACCTGCAGTTTGTTCCGCATGCGCCGGCCAACGCCGTGGTACCGGGCCAGCTGCGCGTGCTCGCGGTGACCGACACCTTCACCAGCGGCGGCCCGCGCGACGTGATCGCCATCTCCGGCGGCGCACGCGAAGGCATCAACAACGGCACGGTGTTCTCGGTCTGGCGCAGCGGCAGCTACGTCACCGACCGCATCCAGCACGCGCAAACCTCACGTGCGGACGATGCCTTGAAGACCGGCACCGGACGGGTCACCCTGCCTGACGAGTACGCTGCCCATGCGATGGTGTTCCGTACCTTCGACAAGGTCAGCTATGCACTGATCATGGAAGGCACCAAGCCGGCACGCCTTGGCTATGAGCTGAAGCACCCGGACGCCCAGTAA
- a CDS encoding DUF4124 domain-containing protein, whose amino-acid sequence MRPRLPLLGCLIWLPVAALAVDPPPTSSADNVRIYRCVGSNGAVSLQDAPCTKSHQQQVLDMARPKDPPARTAATTPAPTTAPLIQREVRVVTVQPPQPMYECVTEEGERYTSDNNDGNPRWVPTWGYAYPRHHGPGNGGPRPPRPPAGGGIPWQAGVAVPMGSVLVRDSCHALPPQEVCARLRDRRWELIRRYNSALQSERQELTREQRGIDARLEQDCGGI is encoded by the coding sequence ATGCGCCCTCGCCTGCCCCTGCTCGGTTGCCTGATCTGGTTGCCCGTCGCGGCCTTGGCGGTTGATCCGCCTCCCACCAGCTCGGCGGACAACGTTCGCATCTACCGCTGCGTTGGCAGCAACGGTGCGGTGTCGTTGCAGGATGCACCCTGCACCAAGTCACATCAGCAGCAGGTGCTGGACATGGCGCGGCCAAAGGACCCGCCAGCGCGCACAGCTGCAACAACACCAGCTCCGACGACGGCACCGCTCATCCAGCGCGAGGTGCGGGTGGTCACGGTGCAGCCGCCACAGCCGATGTACGAATGCGTCACCGAGGAAGGTGAGCGCTATACCAGCGACAACAACGACGGTAATCCGCGCTGGGTGCCAACCTGGGGTTATGCCTACCCGCGTCATCACGGCCCTGGCAATGGCGGTCCACGCCCGCCGCGCCCGCCCGCTGGCGGCGGTATTCCGTGGCAGGCAGGCGTCGCGGTGCCGATGGGGTCGGTGCTTGTGCGCGACAGCTGCCATGCCTTGCCGCCGCAGGAAGTCTGCGCACGGCTGCGCGACCGCCGCTGGGAATTGATCCGTCGCTACAACAGCGCGCTGCAAAGCGAGCGCCAGGAATTGACGCGCGAGCAACGCGGTATCGATGCGCGACTCGAGCAGGACTGCGGGGGAATCTGA
- a CDS encoding DNA topoisomerase I, producing MPKHLLIVESPAKAKTINKYLGKDYTVLASYGHVRDLVPKEGAVDPENGFAMRYDLIEKNEKHVEAIAKAAKGADDILLATDPDREGEAISWHIAEILKQRGLSDGKPMQRVVFTEITPRAIKEAIAQPREIASDLVDAQQARRALDYLVGFNLSPVLWRKVQRGLSAGRVQSPALRMIVEREEEIEAFISREYWSIEAACAHPSQHFNARLIKLDGQKFEQFTITDGDTAEAARLRIQQAAQGSLHVTDVASKERKRRPAAPFTTSTLQQEASRKLGFTTRKTMQVAQKLYEGVNIGDEGTVGLITYMRTDSVSLSQDALAEIRDVIARDYGISSLPDKPNTYTTKSKNAQEAHEAVRPTSALRTPAQVGKYLTDDERKLYELIWKRAVACQMIPATLNTVSVDLSAGSEHVFRASGTTVVVPGFLAVYEEGKDSKSAEDEDEGRKLPLMKPGDRVPLDRIVADQHFTQPPPRYTEAALVKALEEYGIGRPSTYASIIQTLLFRKYTEMEGRSFKPTDVGRAVSKFLSSHFTQYVDYDFTAKLEDELDAVSRGEEEWVPLMERFWGPFKELVTDKSESLDRTDAGSARVLGPDPVSGKDVTARIGRFGPMVQIGTVEDEEKPKFASLQPGQSIYSISLEEALKLFDMPRKLGADANGEEVTVGIGRFGPFAKRGSTYASLTKEDDPYKIDLARAVFLIEEKEEIARNRIIKEFEGSDIQVLNGRFGPYISDGKMNGKIPKDREPASLTLAEVEQLMADTGKPVRKGFGKKAAKKTTVKKEAAPKKAAAKKAPAKKAATKKAATKKTAAKKATKKAVAKKAVKKSAADDAPPF from the coding sequence ATGCCCAAGCACCTGCTCATCGTCGAATCACCGGCCAAGGCCAAGACGATCAATAAATACCTCGGCAAGGACTACACGGTTCTGGCCTCGTATGGGCATGTGCGTGACCTGGTTCCCAAGGAAGGCGCGGTCGACCCCGAGAACGGGTTCGCCATGCGCTACGACCTGATCGAGAAGAACGAGAAGCACGTCGAAGCCATCGCAAAAGCCGCAAAGGGCGCCGATGACATCCTGCTGGCGACTGACCCGGATCGCGAGGGTGAGGCCATCAGCTGGCATATCGCCGAGATCCTGAAGCAGCGCGGCCTGTCCGACGGCAAGCCGATGCAGCGCGTGGTGTTCACCGAAATCACCCCGCGAGCGATCAAGGAAGCGATTGCCCAGCCACGTGAAATCGCCTCGGACCTGGTTGATGCCCAGCAGGCGCGTCGCGCGCTTGATTACCTGGTCGGCTTCAACCTGTCGCCGGTGCTGTGGCGCAAGGTGCAGCGCGGCCTGTCCGCTGGCCGCGTGCAGAGCCCGGCGCTGCGCATGATCGTCGAGCGCGAGGAAGAGATCGAAGCCTTCATCTCGCGCGAGTACTGGAGCATCGAGGCCGCCTGCGCGCATCCTTCGCAGCACTTCAACGCGCGCCTGATCAAGCTGGACGGGCAGAAGTTCGAGCAGTTCACCATCACCGACGGCGACACCGCGGAGGCCGCGCGCCTGCGCATCCAGCAGGCCGCACAGGGTTCGCTGCACGTCACCGACGTCGCCAGCAAGGAGCGCAAGCGCCGCCCGGCCGCGCCGTTCACCACCTCCACGCTGCAGCAGGAAGCCTCGCGCAAGCTCGGCTTCACCACCCGCAAGACCATGCAGGTGGCGCAGAAGCTCTATGAAGGCGTGAACATCGGCGATGAGGGCACGGTCGGCCTGATCACGTACATGCGTACCGACTCGGTGAGCCTGTCGCAGGATGCGCTGGCCGAGATCCGCGACGTGATCGCCCGCGATTACGGCATCAGTTCGCTGCCGGACAAGCCCAACACCTACACCACCAAATCCAAGAACGCGCAGGAAGCCCACGAAGCCGTGCGCCCGACCTCCGCGTTGCGCACCCCGGCACAGGTGGGCAAGTACCTCACCGACGATGAGCGCAAGCTGTACGAGCTGATCTGGAAGCGCGCCGTCGCCTGCCAGATGATCCCGGCCACCTTGAACACCGTCAGCGTCGACCTGTCGGCCGGTAGCGAGCACGTGTTCCGCGCCAGCGGCACCACCGTGGTGGTGCCCGGCTTCCTTGCCGTGTACGAGGAAGGCAAGGACAGCAAGAGCGCCGAGGACGAGGACGAGGGCCGCAAGCTGCCGCTGATGAAGCCCGGCGACCGCGTGCCGCTGGACCGCATCGTCGCCGACCAGCACTTCACCCAGCCGCCGCCGCGTTACACCGAAGCGGCGCTGGTCAAGGCACTTGAGGAATACGGCATCGGCCGTCCGTCCACCTACGCCTCGATCATCCAGACCCTGCTGTTCCGCAAGTACACCGAGATGGAGGGCCGCAGCTTCAAGCCGACCGACGTCGGCCGCGCGGTCAGCAAGTTCCTGTCCAGCCACTTCACCCAGTACGTCGATTACGACTTCACCGCCAAGCTCGAGGACGAGCTGGATGCGGTGTCGCGTGGCGAGGAAGAGTGGGTGCCGCTGATGGAGCGCTTCTGGGGCCCGTTCAAGGAACTGGTCACCGACAAGAGCGAATCGCTGGACCGTACCGACGCCGGCAGCGCGCGCGTGCTCGGACCGGACCCGGTCAGCGGCAAGGACGTCACCGCACGTATCGGCCGCTTCGGCCCGATGGTGCAGATCGGCACCGTCGAAGACGAAGAGAAGCCCAAGTTCGCCTCACTGCAGCCGGGCCAGAGCATTTACTCGATCTCGCTGGAAGAAGCACTGAAGCTGTTCGACATGCCGCGCAAGCTCGGCGCCGACGCCAATGGCGAGGAAGTCACCGTCGGCATCGGCCGCTTCGGGCCGTTCGCCAAACGCGGCAGCACCTATGCCTCGCTGACCAAGGAAGACGACCCGTACAAGATCGACCTGGCCCGCGCCGTTTTCCTGATCGAAGAGAAGGAAGAGATCGCACGCAACCGCATCATCAAGGAGTTCGAGGGTTCGGACATCCAGGTGTTGAACGGTCGCTTCGGCCCCTACATCAGCGACGGCAAGATGAACGGCAAGATCCCCAAGGACCGCGAACCCGCCTCGCTGACCCTGGCTGAGGTCGAGCAGCTGATGGCCGACACCGGCAAGCCGGTGCGCAAGGGCTTTGGCAAGAAGGCCGCCAAGAAGACCACGGTCAAGAAGGAAGCCGCACCGAAGAAGGCCGCCGCAAAGAAGGCCCCGGCCAAGAAGGCGGCAACCAAGAAAGCAGCGACCAAGAAGACCGCAGCAAAGAAGGCAACGAAGAAAGCCGTCGCCAAGAAGGCAGTGAAGAAGTCGGCCGCCGACGACGCACCACCCTTCTGA
- a CDS encoding RDD family protein has translation MSQWYYADAQRERHGPIEAEALREKFRAGEMDLGTLVWREGMQQWQPLSAVADELQLITQANTGIDLRQDYAAIESGEAVAARAAAAEAYSPYTAPASRPQDVDPAAVQGGLVVQAGFWKRVAAYFIDYVVMTVFTYIVLIPLSILGAIVGGVSGSSDSAAGSIGMLVTMGVGYLFIFAGNLMYPAWMHSSKYQATLGKMAVGIKVVRSNGERLTLGRAVGRFFAYILSSITLCIGFVMAAFTERKQALHDIICDTLVVDKFAFTEHPEWQQQGLGTVTIVILSLVGLGLLCLIGLVVIIGIAAAGFN, from the coding sequence ATGAGCCAGTGGTACTACGCTGATGCCCAGCGCGAGCGGCATGGTCCGATTGAAGCGGAAGCACTCCGCGAGAAATTCCGCGCAGGCGAGATGGACCTGGGCACTTTGGTCTGGCGTGAAGGCATGCAGCAATGGCAGCCGCTCTCCGCCGTCGCCGACGAACTGCAGTTGATCACCCAGGCCAACACCGGCATCGACCTGCGCCAGGACTACGCCGCGATCGAAAGCGGCGAGGCCGTCGCCGCGCGCGCTGCCGCTGCCGAGGCCTATTCGCCTTACACCGCGCCAGCCAGCCGTCCGCAGGATGTCGATCCCGCCGCCGTGCAGGGCGGGCTGGTGGTGCAGGCAGGCTTCTGGAAGCGCGTGGCCGCCTACTTCATCGACTACGTGGTCATGACCGTTTTCACCTACATCGTGCTGATCCCGCTGAGCATCCTCGGCGCGATTGTCGGTGGCGTGTCCGGTAGCTCGGATTCGGCCGCAGGCTCCATTGGCATGTTGGTGACCATGGGCGTGGGCTATCTGTTCATCTTCGCCGGCAACCTGATGTATCCGGCCTGGATGCATTCGTCCAAGTACCAGGCCACGCTGGGCAAGATGGCGGTGGGCATCAAGGTGGTGCGCAGCAACGGCGAACGCCTGACCCTGGGCCGCGCCGTGGGCCGCTTCTTCGCCTACATCCTGAGCAGCATCACCCTGTGCATCGGCTTCGTCATGGCCGCCTTCACCGAGCGCAAGCAGGCCTTGCACGACATCATCTGCGACACCCTGGTGGTGGACAAGTTCGCGTTCACCGAGCACCCGGAGTGGCAGCAGCAGGGCCTGGGCACGGTCACCATCGTGATCCTGTCGCTGGTCGGCCTGGGCCTGCTTTGCCTGATCGGGCTGGTGGTGATCATTGGCATTGCCGCAGCTGGCTTCAACTGA
- a CDS encoding DUF494 family protein encodes MKESILDVLLYLFEHYFSEDADLIRDRDSLQNGLIQAGFSPAEINKAFDWLDALAEQRPAVAQPRVDGPVRVFHGPELDKLDVESRGFLLFLEQQRVLDADQRELVLDRAMALDQDELDLDDLKWVVLMVLFNQPGAEAAYAWMETQMFVDEPEPLH; translated from the coding sequence ATGAAAGAGAGCATCCTGGACGTCCTGCTGTACCTGTTTGAACACTACTTCAGCGAAGACGCTGATCTCATCCGAGACCGCGACTCGCTACAGAACGGCCTGATCCAGGCCGGTTTCAGTCCCGCCGAAATCAACAAGGCCTTCGATTGGCTCGATGCCTTGGCCGAACAACGCCCAGCCGTGGCCCAACCACGCGTTGACGGGCCGGTACGTGTGTTCCACGGCCCCGAGCTCGACAAGCTGGACGTGGAGAGCCGTGGCTTCCTGTTGTTCCTGGAACAGCAGCGCGTGCTCGACGCCGACCAGCGCGAACTGGTGCTCGACCGTGCCATGGCACTGGACCAGGACGAGCTGGACCTGGACGACCTGAAGTGGGTGGTACTGATGGTGCTGTTCAACCAGCCCGGCGCGGAAGCCGCCTATGCCTGGATGGAAACCCAGATGTTTGTCGACGAACCCGAACCCCTGCACTAA